A single region of the Etheostoma cragini isolate CJK2018 chromosome 3, CSU_Ecrag_1.0, whole genome shotgun sequence genome encodes:
- the LOC117942157 gene encoding extracellular calcium-sensing receptor yields MLFAIKEINNSTDLLPGISLGYTIYDACTSIARSVKVALALANGNEILSALSEAPCTRQVQAILGETSSSPCMAVATVIGPFHIPMISHFATCACLSDKTKYPSFLRTIPSDYYQSRALAQLIKHFGWTWVGAIRTNDGYGNYGMAIFTETAQHLGICLEYSVAFFRTDPPDKIQKIIDIIKASTSKVIVTFLSPTDVIALVQQLFLHNLTGYQWVGTEAWISDSQTAAMDRHHILDGAIGLSIPKARVSGMREFILDVKPLNSSSNEMFPEFWETVFSCKFKKSTSSAGNQRECTGNEDLTEVQNSFTDMSLMPIFYNVYKGVYAVAHALHNILSCNKTCNNKVQLDPFTVS; encoded by the exons ATGCTCTTTGCCATAAAGGAGATTAATAACAGCACAGACCTACTGCCTGGTATCTCTTTGGGCTACACAATTTATGATGCCTGTACATCCATTGCCAGAAGTGTGAAGGTGGCACTGGCCTTGGCTAATGGTAATGAGATATTATCTGCACTCTCCGAGGCACCGTGTACCAGACAAGTGCAGGCCATTTTGGGAGAAACATCTTCCTCTCCTTGCATGGCTGTAGCTACTGTCATCGGACCCTTTCATATCCCAATG atcaGCCACTTTGCTACTTGTGCTTGTCTGAGTGATAAAACTAAGTACCCATCCTTCCTCAGAACAATACCCAGTGACTATTACCAGAGTAGAGCCCTGGCCCAGTTGATCAAGCACTTTGGTTGGACTTGGGTTGGAGCTATTAGAACAAATGATGGTTACGGTAATTATGGCATGGCCATATTTACAGAAACCGCCCAGCATCTGGGCATCTGTTTAGAGTACTCTGTAGCTTTCTTTAGAACAGATCCACcagacaaaatacaaaagattATTGACATTATCAAGGCTTCAACTTCCAAGGTGATTGTCACTTTCCTCTCCCCCACTGATGTTATTGCGTTAGTACAACAGTTGTTTCTCCACAACCTGACTGGGTACCAGTGGGTAGGCACTGAGGCCTGGATCTCTGATTCCCAAACTGCAGCTATGGATAGGCATCACATTCTGGATGGTGCCATAGGTCTGTCCATCCCCAAAGCACGTGTCAGTGGAATGAGAGAGTTCATTTTGGATGTGAAGCCGCTCAATTCATCTAGCAATGAAATGTTTCCAGAGTTTTGGGAGACAGTGTTTAGCTGCAAGTTCAAAAAGTCAACGTCTTCAGCAGGGAATCAAAGAGAATGTACTGGCAATGAAGATTTAACTGAAGTGCAAAACAGCTTCACTGATATGTCGCTCATGCCTATCTTTTACAATGTCTATAAAGGAGTGTATGCTGTCGCCCATGCACTTCATAATATTCTCAGCTGTAACAAAACCTGTAACAACAAGGTGCAACTAGATCCATTTACGGTGAGTTGA